In one Pirellulales bacterium genomic region, the following are encoded:
- a CDS encoding ABC transporter substrate-binding protein, translated as MPPMHTIDLAYLGRGIHEELVAYVADQEGYFEDEGVHVAVRDGIRWKTERLRSGAAIGLGRTLLSRLADGIPWKMLAVNTHRPLFWFLGRGDVKSMENLRGRRLAVHAAHTAPGCFARIVLRKHGLDPDRDVQCIARAPGDYQMDLRRLREGSIDAAYVGSTLSPEQVAAEEGFFVLSWVGDHFQIPTVGIAVDSTRIPLDDPALQALVRANQRALRVIAEQPQLAVDYIALFLNRLTRDEAQYYYERYIGPYFAADGLADLKTAQQAVDAVAAELGVPAVSADQIYLATAATN; from the coding sequence ATGCCGCCGATGCACACAATTGATTTGGCCTACCTTGGACGCGGTATCCACGAAGAACTAGTCGCGTACGTCGCCGATCAAGAAGGATATTTTGAGGACGAAGGCGTTCATGTCGCTGTCCGCGACGGAATCCGGTGGAAGACCGAGCGACTGCGCAGCGGTGCAGCCATCGGTTTAGGGCGGACGTTGTTGTCGCGGTTGGCCGATGGCATCCCGTGGAAGATGCTGGCCGTTAACACCCATCGTCCGCTGTTCTGGTTCCTCGGGCGTGGCGACGTGAAGTCCATGGAGAATCTGCGCGGGCGCCGACTGGCGGTCCACGCAGCTCACACGGCCCCCGGCTGTTTTGCGCGGATCGTATTACGCAAGCACGGTCTCGACCCCGATCGTGATGTGCAGTGCATCGCGCGTGCCCCCGGTGACTATCAGATGGATTTGCGCCGCCTGCGCGAGGGTTCGATCGATGCCGCCTATGTGGGCAGCACACTATCGCCCGAACAGGTGGCTGCCGAAGAGGGGTTTTTCGTTCTCTCATGGGTCGGCGACCACTTCCAGATTCCCACCGTCGGAATCGCCGTGGACTCTACGCGTATTCCGCTCGATGACCCGGCGCTTCAAGCGCTTGTGCGGGCCAATCAGCGAGCCCTTCGTGTGATTGCCGAACAACCGCAGTTGGCCGTCGATTACATTGCATTATTTCTCAATCGTCTGACTCGCGACGAAGCTCAGTACTACTACGAGCGCTACATCGGCCCGTATTTTGCGGCCGATGGTCTGGCAGATCTCAAAACCGCTCAGCAGGCGGTCGACGCCGTCGCCGCAGAACTTGGCGTCCCTGCGGTGTCCGCCGACCAGATCTACCTGGCCACGGCCGCGACGAACTAG
- a CDS encoding SDR family oxidoreductase, whose translation MARVALITGASRGIGAATALLLAKNGYRVVVNHRASAPQAEDVVATIVAAGGEAVAIKADVTVPEDVAAMISDIDQRWGGTDVLVHNALIPFAITSFEKLTWEQLGGKLNNELHAAFLMTKAVVPGMVSRKYGRLIYLSANPSRHPREGMITMGTAKAALNQFVSYVALELAPHGITANLIAPATVEGTRVTEQLTAEKLHQLAAATPMGRLVRPDDIAKVISFVASEESGFTTGHYLPVNGGLAMD comes from the coding sequence ATGGCACGAGTTGCCTTGATCACGGGAGCCAGCCGGGGTATAGGTGCGGCAACCGCATTGTTACTGGCCAAGAACGGATACCGTGTGGTCGTCAACCATCGCGCCAGCGCACCACAGGCCGAGGATGTGGTGGCGACGATCGTCGCGGCTGGCGGCGAAGCCGTGGCAATCAAAGCCGATGTCACTGTGCCCGAGGACGTCGCCGCCATGATCAGTGACATCGACCAGCGGTGGGGTGGGACGGACGTGCTCGTACACAACGCGCTGATCCCGTTTGCGATCACCTCGTTCGAGAAGCTGACCTGGGAGCAGCTAGGCGGAAAGCTGAATAACGAGTTGCACGCCGCATTCCTGATGACGAAGGCCGTTGTGCCAGGAATGGTTTCGCGCAAATACGGTCGGCTGATCTATCTCAGTGCCAACCCGTCGCGGCATCCTCGTGAGGGAATGATCACGATGGGCACCGCCAAGGCCGCCCTGAATCAGTTCGTATCCTACGTCGCTCTGGAACTGGCGCCGCACGGGATCACTGCCAACCTCATCGCACCGGCAACGGTCGAGGGGACCAGGGTGACCGAGCAGTTGACCGCTGAGAAGCTGCACCAACTCGCCGCGGCCACGCCCATGGGGCGGCTAGTCCGTCCTGACGATATCGCCAAGGTGATATCATTTGTGGCAAGTGAGGAATCGGGTTTCACCACGGGCCATTACCTACCGGTCAACGGCGGCCTGGCCATGGACTGA